The Rhododendron vialii isolate Sample 1 chromosome 6a, ASM3025357v1 genome includes a window with the following:
- the LOC131329308 gene encoding E3 ubiquitin-protein ligase CIP8 → MAESPSHHQTPSPPTEPQSAPAPDPVQQYWCYHCDKRVSVETLADLPDVVCYECKNGFVEAIAHSAAASTARPLPSDLVDDPSFSSQFLQVLRLIAQAARDEDAPPPPPSEHADPSDDDYLRIELDGWDNNNDEDDDDDEDNGVMVRNETDDEEEEGEENDRRDERDENEEDTRRQRRDVLRLRLRDLAARAANRRNRILDWAEILMGLEDHSIELRLHAPEMDDYVGNPEDYLDAAGYEALLQNLAESDGNGRRGAPPASKSAVLGLKKLEIVSEDDCVACAICKDSVNVGEKAKEMPCGHGYHEECIVPWLGSRNSCPVCRFELETDDAEYEQERKKRGMGRAAGIGPSTSSHG, encoded by the coding sequence ATGGCCGAATCGCCGTCGCATCACCAAACCCCATCACCACCGACGGAACCCCAGTCGGCACCCGCACCCGATCCGGTCCAACAGTACTGGTGCTACCACTGCGACAAGCGCGTCTCCGTCGAAACCCTAGCCGACCTACCCGACGTCGTATGTTACGAGTGCAAGAACGGATTCGTCGAGGCAATCGCCCACTCCGCCGCCGCCTCCACCGCCCGTCCCCTCCCATCCGATCTGGTCGACGATCCTTCCTTCAGCAGCCAGTTCCTCCAGGTCCTCCGCCTCATCGCCCAGGCCGCGCGTGACGAAGACGCCCCGCCCCCTCCTCCGTCCGAACACGCGGATCCGTCCGACGACGATTATTTACGGATCGAACTTGACGGCTGGGACAACAACAACGAtgaagacgacgacgacgacgaggataACGGCGTCATGGTGAGAAACGAAACggacgacgaagaagaagaaggagaagagaacgATCGTCGAGACGAGCGCGACGAGAACGAGGAAGACACGCGCAGGCAGAGGCGGGACGTGCTGCGCCTCCGCCTGCGCGACTTGGCCGCGCGTGCGGCGAATCGCCGTAACAGGATTCTTGACTGGGCCGAGATTCTGATGGGCCTGGAGGACCACTCGATCGAGCTGAGGTTACACGCGCCGGAGATGGACGACTACGTGGGGAATCCGGAGGATTACTTGGACGCGGCGGGGTACGAGGCGCTGTTGCAGAATTTAGCGGAGAGCGACGGGAACGGGAGGAGAGGGGCCCCGCCGGCGTCGAAATCTGCGGTGTTAGGGTTGAAGAAACTGGAAATCGTATCGGAAGATGATTGTGTGGCTTGTGCGATATGTAAGGATTCGGTAAATGTTGGGGAAAAGGCCAAGGAAATGCCGTGTGGGCATGGGTACCATGAGGAGTGCATCGTGCCGTGGCTGGGGTCGAGGAATTCGTGCCCGGTGTGTAGGTTTGAGCTGGAGACGGACGACGCGGAGTACGAgcaggagaggaagaagagagggaTGGGGAGAGCTGCGGGGATCGGTCCTTCGACTTCTAGTCATGGTTAA